AGGGCGAGTTGACGCCCGGCGAGGAGATCGGCATCGAGATCGACCAGGTGCTGACGCAGGACACGACGGGGACGATGGTGTGGCTCCAGTTCGAGGCGCTGGAGATGGACGAGGTCCAGACGGAGCTGGCCGCGCAGTACTGCGACCACCAGACGTACCAGTTCGACTTCAAGAACACCGACGACCACCGGTTCCTCCGCTCGGCGGCGGGCACGTACGGCGCGTACTTCTCCCGCCCCGGCAACGGGATCTGCCACCAGGTCCACAAGGAGAACTTCGCAGCGCCCGGCAAGACGCTGCTCGGCTCCGACTCGCACACGCCGACGCCCGGCGGGCTCGGCCAGCTCGCGATCGGCGCGGGCGGCCTCGACATCGCCGTCGCGATGGGCGGCGGCCCCTACTACGTCGAGATGCCTGAGGTCGTCAACGTCCACCTCGAAGGCGAGCTCCCCGAGTGGGCGACCGCCAAGGACATCGCGCTTCACCTCCTCGGCGAGCTGACCGTCAAGGGCGGCGTGGGCAAGATCTTCGAGTACACCGGACCGGGAGCCGAGAAGCTCTCGATCCCCGAGCGCACCACGATCACGAACCTCGGCACCGAGCTGGGCGCGACCTCCTCGATCTTCGCGACCGACGAGAAGACGAAAGACTGGCTCGCGCGCCAGGACCGCGAGGAGGAGTACGTCGACCTCCAGCCCGACGACGACGCGGAGTACGCCGAGACGGTCGAGGTCGACTTAAGCGAGCTCGAACCGCTCGTGGCCGCGCCCTCGATGCCCGACAACGTCGCCCCCGTCAGCGAGTACGAGGGAACTGACGTCGAGCAGGTCATCGTCGGCTCCTGTACCAACGGTGCCTACGAGGACATCCTCCCCAGCGCGAAGATGCTGGAGGACCGCGAGGTCGCCAAGCAGACCGAGATGATCGTCGCGCCCGGCTCGAAGCAGGCGTCCGAGATGCTGGCCCGCGAGGGCTGGACCGCGGAGATGATGGCGGCCGGCGTCAACTTCTCCGAGGCGACCTGCGGCGCGTGTATCGGCATCGGTCACGTGCCCGCCTCCGACTCCGTCTCGCTGCGCACCTTCAACCGCAACTTCGAGGGTCGCTCCGGCATCGAGGACGACTCCGTCTTCCTCTGCTCGCCCGAGGTCGCCACCGCGGCGGCCATCACCGGCGAGATCGTCGACCCCCGCGACCTCGCGGACGAGCTCGGCGACCTCGAGGCCCCCGGCCTGGAGATGGGGACGAAGTACGGGCCCGGCATGGGGCAGGACGACTCCGACATCATCTCGCCCGACGAGGCGATCGACGACGGGCTCGTCAAGGGCCCGAACATCGGGGACGTGCCGCTGAAAGACGGGATCGACGTGGACGGCGGTGAGGCCCTCCTCAAGATGGAGGACAACATCACCACCGACCACATCATCCCGGCGACGGCGGACATCCTGAAGTTCCGCTCGAACATCGAGAAGCTCTCCGAGTTCACGCTCTCGCGCGTCGACGACACGTTCGCCGAGCGCGCGCTCGCCGCCGACGGCGGCGTCCTCGTGGCCGGCGAGAACTACGGGCAGGGCTCCTCGCGGGAACACGCCGCCCTCTGTCCGATGTACCTCGGCATCGAGGCGGTGTTCGCGCAGAGCTTCGCCCGCATCCACAAGGCGAACCTGTTCAACTTCGGGATCGTCCCGCTGGCGATCGACGAGGAGACGTACGAGCGGATCGACCAGGGCGACGACCTCGCGATCGTCGACGACGTGCCCGCGGGCGTCCGCTCCGGGCAGGAGGAGTTCACCGTGAGCGTCAACGGCGAGTGGGAGTTCACCGCCGACCTCGACGCCTCCGAGCGCGAGCGCGACATCCTCGCGGCCGGCGGCAAGCTCTCGTGGGTCAAACAGCAGCACGCGGACGACGGCTCCGGCGCGGCACCGGCCGACGACTGAGCACGGCCGACGCCGACCGCCCGAGCCGAAAACAGATTTTCCCGTTTTTTCAGTCGTCGCCAGCGGTGACGCCGGGGTCGCCGCTCTCGCCGACCCACGCGCCCCGCGAGGCGACCGCGACGGACCCGTCGGTGGTCGGTGTAGCGAATCGGAAAGAAACGGCCCGTCGGTCGGTCCGACGTCAGCGGGCCGCGGCGGCGACGC
This genomic stretch from Halorubrum hochsteinianum harbors:
- a CDS encoding aconitate hydratase, coding for MEQTITEKILDDHLVEGELTPGEEIGIEIDQVLTQDTTGTMVWLQFEALEMDEVQTELAAQYCDHQTYQFDFKNTDDHRFLRSAAGTYGAYFSRPGNGICHQVHKENFAAPGKTLLGSDSHTPTPGGLGQLAIGAGGLDIAVAMGGGPYYVEMPEVVNVHLEGELPEWATAKDIALHLLGELTVKGGVGKIFEYTGPGAEKLSIPERTTITNLGTELGATSSIFATDEKTKDWLARQDREEEYVDLQPDDDAEYAETVEVDLSELEPLVAAPSMPDNVAPVSEYEGTDVEQVIVGSCTNGAYEDILPSAKMLEDREVAKQTEMIVAPGSKQASEMLAREGWTAEMMAAGVNFSEATCGACIGIGHVPASDSVSLRTFNRNFEGRSGIEDDSVFLCSPEVATAAAITGEIVDPRDLADELGDLEAPGLEMGTKYGPGMGQDDSDIISPDEAIDDGLVKGPNIGDVPLKDGIDVDGGEALLKMEDNITTDHIIPATADILKFRSNIEKLSEFTLSRVDDTFAERALAADGGVLVAGENYGQGSSREHAALCPMYLGIEAVFAQSFARIHKANLFNFGIVPLAIDEETYERIDQGDDLAIVDDVPAGVRSGQEEFTVSVNGEWEFTADLDASERERDILAAGGKLSWVKQQHADDGSGAAPADD